From the genome of Marinitoga litoralis:
CAATTAAATCCATTTCCAGAATATAATATAACAGAATTAAAAGATAGTGTTTCTTTTGAATTTGAAAAGGATTTTCCAGCTGAATTTTGTGAATTAAGAATTTCAGATGAAAAAGAAAATATAATTTCTCAAATAAATGTAAGAAACATAAACAATTTTTCTTTTTCAAATTTTCAACCAGGAAAAGAGTATAGGTTTATATTATATATTGATAATAATTTCCAAAAAGAAATATATAACAAAATTACTGCACCAACTCTCCCAAAGATTAAAAAATTTGAAAATGTTGATATAGGAGAATTTTTATTAGAATTATATAATAATTATGACTATAATTATTATAAGATAGAAATAGGAGATTATACAGATGAAGGAGTTTTTGAAGGTAATAAAAGGGTATTTGAAATACCATTAGAAAAGTTAACTAATTCAGGAACTATTACTATATGGAGAGAATTTAAAGGATATAATACAGAGCGTATATCTTTAAAAATAAAAGATAACTTCTTATATAATAAGAAGTTGTATAAAACATTACCAAAAACGTTGACAGAAAAAGAATATATTATTTCAGATGATATTGTAATAGAAGATATTGATGCAAAATATATAGTGGAGTTATATATTTTTCCAGGAAAAAAGGTAATAGTAAATGGGGAAATTAATGCATCAAAAATTATATTCAAATCTATAAAAGATTATTTTCAAGGAATAGAATTAAAAACTCAGGTTTTGAAAAATATTGAAATATATAATGCAAATATAGGTATATATGTGAATAATAATTTTGATTTATATAATTTGGTAATAAAAAATTGTAATATTGGAATATATGAAAAAGGATTTTCTGGAACAGCGTATAATGTATTATTATATGATAATAAAAAAGGCATAGAAATGCTTGATGGAGATATTGAAATAAAAAATTCATTGTTTTTTGATAATGAAACAACATTCACTTTTTATAATTCAAACGTATATTTATACAATTTATCAATAGCTGATTCAATATTGGATATAGAGGTATATCAATCTAAATTAAAGATAAAAAATTCATCATTTTTAAATAGTATAGAATCTGTTAATTCTACAAATAGTGATTTGGAAATATCTTTTGTAGATTTTAAGAATAATAAAAGAACTATTAAATCTATAGAAGATAAGTTAACAATTAATAATTCTGAATTTGTTAATAATGAAATATCATTAGATCTTTTTAAATCATCATTTGTTATAGACTCATCTAAGTTTATTAATAACAATAAAGCTATATATACATATAATTCTAATAATGAGAATATGTATATAAAAAATTCGTATTTTGAGAATAATAAAATAGATGTATATATTGATGGTATTACGGATATATATTTGGAAAATACAGAAATAAACAATTTCTTTGATGGTACAGTAGAACCATTATGGACAAATGAAAGAGGTAAAGTGTTAAACAGGGGAAAAATAATTATGGGAGGTAAAAAATGAAAGCAATAATTTTAGCAGGCGGTTCTGGAGAAAGATTTTGGCCATTAAGTACATCGAAAAAGCCAAAACAATTTTTAAAAATATTTTCAGAAAAATCATTAATTAGAGAAACCTTTGAAAGACTGGCATATAAATTAGAACCTAAAGATATTTTTGTTGTAACAGCTGAGAAGTATAAAGAAGAAACATTGAAAGAGTTACCAGAATTAGACGAAAAAAATGTATTATTAGAACCAGTAGCAAGAAATACTGCACCAGCATGCTTTTTAGGTACTTTAGTAGCTGAAGATGATGAAGTTGTTTTTATTTTACCTGCAGATCATTATATACCAAATAAAGAAAAGTTTTGGAATACTGTTGAAAAGGGAATATATGCAGCAGAAAAATATAATGGATTAATAACAATGGGTATAAATCCAACAAGGCCAGAAACCGGATATGGTTATATAGAAGCAGGAGAATTAATGGAAGATAAAATAATGAAGGTAAATAGTTTTAAAGAAAAACCAGATTATAATACAGCAATTGAATATTTAAAAGAAGGAAATTATTATTGGAATAGTGGTATGTTTTTTTGGAGAAAAGATGTATTTTTAGAGGAAATGAATAAATATAATGAAGATATATATAATGATATGATAAAATTAAATCCATATAATGTTGAAGAATTGCATAATAAATATCCCGAAATAAGAAAAATAAGTATTGATTATGCGTTAATGGAAAAATCTGATAAAGTATTTACGGTAAAGGCTGAATATGAATGGTCTGATGTTGGCAATTGGGTTTCTGTAAGAGAAATGGAAGGGTATTCTGATAATGATACAAAGGTTCATTTAGTAGATAGTAAAAATATTTTTGTTAAATCCAATAAAAATGTTGGAGTTGTAGGATTAGAAAACATTATTATAATTGATACAGAAAATGGCTTATTAGTTGCAAAAGAAGATAAAATAAATGATATAAGAGAAATAGTAAATCAATTAAAAGAAAAAGGCGAGTTTTAAAACTCGCCTTAAATTATAGCTTTTTTCCAATTTCCAAATCTAACAAATAACCATGCAATTATTAATGCTAAAATATTACTAATAATCATAGCATAGAATATACCCATAAATCCCCAACTTTGTGCCATGATGGCTATTAGAGGTACCCGTATTCCCCATAATCTTGTAATATCGATAATCATTGATTGTCCAGTTCTTCCAGCCCCCACTAAAGTATTTACAAAAACACTCATAGACGAAAAGAACGGAAGAGAGAATGACACATATTTAAAAAATATATTACCTATTTCAATAACCTCAGGTTCGTTAATAAAGAATTTTGTTAAATGAGCTCCAAAGAAAAATGTTAAGGTACTTAAAAAAGCAACTATTGTAAAATTTGTAATAAAAGCAATTTTTACAGTTTTTTCTGCTTTTTCGATTTGATTTGCTCCTAAGAATTGTCCTACCATAGTTGTAACAGCTGCACTTATACCAAATGAAATCATTGTTATTAAGTTTATTATTCTATTTCCTATTCCATATGCACTAACTACTGAAGGTCCAAAGGCAGAAACAAAACCCATTATTACTACAAATCCAAGAGATGTAATTGTATGACTTAATGAACCTGGAAATCCAATCATAAGAATTTTTTTGATAATATACCAATCAAAATTCAAATCTTCTAAATGTACTTTAAATCCTCTTTCTCCTTTAAATACAAGATATGAAGATACTAATCCTATAAATATTCTTGAAATTGTTGTTGCCCAAGCTGCACCAACAACGCCCATTTTAGGTATTGGACCAAAACCAAAAATCATGATAGGATCCAGAATGGTATTTAATATTGTAGAATAAAACATCATATGCATTGAGAATTTAGAATCTCCCCATCCTCTCAAAATAGAACTAGAAATATTAAATAAAAATGCAAAAGGCATACCTAACATAATAATATTAAAATATTTTATTGCAAAAGGTATTACATCTTTACTATTTTCATCTGTAATCAATGAAATTACAGGGTTTGAAACTAAAATAGCAATTAAAGCTAAAGTAAAACCTAATATAATAGCAACAAAATATGCTTGTCCAGCTGTTTTTTGTGACATCTTCTTATTATTTGCTCCGGTATATTGGGATACTAAAGATACAGTAGCATTTGAAAACCCAATTGTAAATGAAATGAATACAAATATTATTGGCCAAGTTATTGTTGTTGCAGAGAACTCAATTTTTCCTATTTTTCCTAAAAAATATGCATCAACAATGTTATACATTGTTTGCATTAGATTAGAAACTATCATTGGCCACCCTAACAGGAATAAAGATGTAATAATAGAATGGTTAAATATATCGACTTTGCTACTTTTTTTAGTATTTTGAGACATAATATCCCCCTTATTGTTCGTTTTGCTAATTATTATAACATATATTATTTTATTTGTCAATTAAAGCCATTATAGCAGCCATTCTTCCAGTATTTCCTTCTTTTCTATATGAAAAAAACAAATCAGTATTAGTGTATGTATCTATATTAGAATTTAGAATATTTTCTTTTTTTATTCCTGAATTTATCAATGTGTATTCAATAGCTTTCCAAATATCAATTAAATATTTTTTATCTAAATGTTTTTCATATAAATATTTTTCATCATTTTTTTTCTTTATAATATCTAAATTATTTGGGAATGTATCTTCAAATATTTTTTCAACATCCTCTCTTACTTCAAAACTATTTGGTCCAATAGAAGGACCTAACGCTACTAAAATATCTTCTGGGTTGCTATTATATATATTCATCATCTTTTTAACGGTTTTTTCTGCTATTTTTTTGATTGTACCCTTCCAGCCAGAATGAGCTAATCCAATAACTTTTTTATTTGGATCAAAAAAGTATATTGGAGTACAATCAGCATATAATGTAATTAATACTATATTTTTTTTATTTGTAATTAATGCATCAGCATTTTTTCCAGTTCTATTGAACAAAAAATTATTAGACTTATAGCTCTCATCAATTACTAAAACGTTGTCTCCATGTATTTGGTTAGATAGTACAAAGTCATGAATATTTAAATTAAATACTTTAGCTAAATGTTCGTAATTTTGATATATTTTTTCTAATGGGGTTTTAGTATTTGTGCCTAAATCAAAATTATTTGGAATTCTTGTTGTAAATAAATGGAATAAATTATTAAATTTTTCAAATGTTGGTATTGTTAAGTACATTAAATCCTCTTTTTTGTTTAACTTAAAATTTCCAATTTTCATTGTTACACCCTCTTATATTTCCATTTTCCTTGTTTGTAAAAATACATTGCGATAATAAATTCAAATAAATCACCAAAAACAAAAGATAACCATACCCACAATACAGGTAAATGCATTATGTTTATAAACAGAAATAATAATGGAATTTGAACAAACCATCTTGAGCCAAGACTCATGAAAAAGTATGGTGTATTATATCCAGAACCTGGAAATACAATTCCTATACCAAAAGCATACGATACAAATAATAATCCCAAAGAACCAAAAACTAAGAATTCAGAACCATATTTAATTACCTCGGGATCATTACTAAATAATCCTATAATATTTTCTGAGAATAGGAATACAATAATCATGAAGATTAAAGTTAATGTAGTTGTTGTAATAGCAGAAATTTTAGCAGTTTTTTCTGCCCTATCAATTTTTTCTGCACCTAATGATTGCCCAACAATAGCAGAGCCACCCATTGACAAACCAACTAAAGGCATAAAGGCGAGTCCGAATATTCTACCAGCAACTGTATAGCCAGAAACAACTGATGTACCGAAAATAGAAATAAAATATAATATTATAGTCATAGACATTTGTCTAGCAAAAACTTCTAATCCATTTGGAAGACCTATGGTTAACAATTTTTTATCTATTTCCCAGTTAAGTTTAAATAATCCTTTTATTGAAGGTTTTATACCTCTTTTTCCACTAAATAATATATAAAATCCAATTAAAAATGCAATACTTTGAGAAATAATTGTAGCAATAGCAGCACCTGTTATACCAAGGCCAAATCCAGGGATATTTACAAAAGGTATATTATCAAAGATTAAAATTGGATCTAATATAACATTTAATATACTAGACAAAATCATAATGTTCATAGGTGTTTTGGAATCACCGATATTTCTTAGTGCGGTATTTACAGAAAATGATGAAAACATTATTGGTAAAAAGAACACTCTTATATATCCATAATCTAAACCATATTGAACAACAGTATCGTCAGCAAAAATTTGTAATATTGGTTCCAAGAAAAAAGCAAAAAATATAGATCCTATTAAAGCAACAAAAAATTTAAAAGCGATGGTTTGTTCTATTGCTAAGTTTGTTTTTTTAATATCTTTTCTTCCATAATTTTGAGAAATTAAAGATATAGAACTAACACCAATTATTTCATTTAATGCCTCTACAACCCAAAAAACTGTAGAAAAAATACCTACACCAGCGATTGCTTCTTTAGATATCATACCTATCCAATATATATCAACAAGATCATATATCATTTGGAAAGTAAATCCTATTGAAGTAGGTATAGACATTAATAATAACTCTTTAAAAATGCTACCTCTTGTAAGATCTTTTGCCATAATTCACCTCTCATATATAAAATCCCAATTTATTATATCATTAAACATATAAAATTTTAAAATTGTTAATAAAACTAACTAAAATTTATAGTATAATAAATATATAGTTAGTAAGACTAACCATGAGGTGATATAATGTATAAATTATTGTATTATACTTTTTTAAGCAGTTTAGCACAATCAACATATAGAATTGTATTTAATCTTTTTTTAAGAGATATAGGATATAGCAATACTTTTATTAGTCATATTACTTCATTAGAAATGTTAAGCTCAGCTTTTTTAGGGTTAATTATAGGTGTTTTAGGAGATAAATACGGTAAGAAATTAATGTTAATAATTTCATCAATAAGTTTTGCATCAATAACTTTTCTAAGGGTACTTTTTCCATTAGAAAATGTTTTAATATATACAGCTTTAATAAATGGTGGTTTTTTGACATCTAGAATGTTATTGTTAAATGCATTAATTGTTGATATTACCAATCATGATAATAGGGGTAAAGTATTTGGATATAATTTTGGAATATTCATGGGAAGTGGAGTTTTAGGGAATTTAACAGGAGGAATAGTCGGAGATTTTTTTGGATTAAGTACAGCTATGATAATAACTGGAATTGCACATTTATCTTCAAATATATTCTTGTTATCAGTTAAAGAGAGTAACAAAGATAATATAGGAATTAGAAATATATTTAATATAGGAGACTTTGATAAAACTCAATTACATATTTTAAAGTATCATTTATTAAGAACTTTCTTAATAGGTTTTGGCGCAGGGTTATTTGTCAATTTCGGTAATGTAATATTTAAAGATTTATTTAATATGCAGCCAACAATGATTGGTATAGCACTTGCTATAGCTCAATTTGGAGCATCGTTGGGATCAGTTTTTTCTTCTAAAATATCAAAAAGATTCGGTGCGTATAATTATATGTGGATTATGAATATTTTAGTAGTGCCTCTTTTGATTTCTTTTGCTTTTGTTAGAGATCCATATATTTTTACCGCATTATATGCATTAAGATTCTCTTTTATGAATATGACAAATCCTGTTTCTTCTACTATTGTAATGAGTTATATCCCAAAAAATAAAACCACAACAGTCAGTGGTATAAGAAACTTTCTTAATTTTATAGCAAGATCAGTTTCAGCTTTAGTTTTTGGATATTTATCAGTAATTTCTAATGGATATACATATTTATTTCTAATAAGTGCATCTTTTTACTTTATCTCTCTAATTATATTAAAGATAATGTTTAGACCAATATTGGATGATGAAATATTCTTGAATTTGTATAAAAAATCAAAAACATAGAATATTATTCTTCGGAGTTTGTTATGATGTCATAAAAAATATCAACAACATTTCCATCAAATTGTTTCCAAGACATTCTTTTAAGTTCTTCTAAAGCCTGTTGTTTTGAAAGTGGAGTTTTATAAGGTCTTTCGCTAGTCATTGCATCAAAACTGTCAACCACGGCTAATATTCTTGATTCAATTGGAATATTTTCTCCACTTAATCCATCTGGATAACCTTTTCCATCATATCGTTCATGATGATGTTTGATTATTTTGGATATATATTGCATGTTTTCAACCTTATTTATTAATTCTTCACCTTTTACAGGGTGAAGTTTTATTTTTTCAAATTCTTCTGGTATTAATCTAGCGGCTTTATTTAAAATGGATTGTGGAACAAATATTTTACCTATATCATGTAATACCCCAGCCCAATAAATATGTTCAATCTTTTGCTTATCAAACCCCATTTTTTCTGCTATTAATGATGCCCAATTTGCAACTCTTTCAGAATGTCCTCTAGTGTAATTATCATAATATTCTAAAGCTTTAACTAAGGTTAAAGCAATATCTTTGTGAAATTTTCCTTCCTGTTTAATGAAATTCAACATTTTTAGGAAACCAGCAAACATTTTTCCAAAATAATCCATTATTTTTGTATGATAATCTTCAAAAGAAGCTTCTGAACCATTGTTTATATCCAAAGTAATAATTCCAAAAATTTCATTATTAAAGGCTATAGGAGTAATTAAAGTTTCTTTTAAATCTCCTCCATATTTCTTAAATTTTTCGAATTTTTCTTCTGACATAGTATTTGCATTAATATTATGAATTTGAGATATAATTTTTGCATTTTCAGGTATTATTAATTCTGAAGTTTTTAAATCTAACTCATTAATTTTTAAATAATCATATCCTTTAGCATAAACCATTTTAGCATTATTATCTTTATCAAATAAAAAGATAGAACCATTTTCTGCTGGTTCTATAATTTC
Proteins encoded in this window:
- a CDS encoding mannose-1-phosphate guanylyltransferase, whose product is MKAIILAGGSGERFWPLSTSKKPKQFLKIFSEKSLIRETFERLAYKLEPKDIFVVTAEKYKEETLKELPELDEKNVLLEPVARNTAPACFLGTLVAEDDEVVFILPADHYIPNKEKFWNTVEKGIYAAEKYNGLITMGINPTRPETGYGYIEAGELMEDKIMKVNSFKEKPDYNTAIEYLKEGNYYWNSGMFFWRKDVFLEEMNKYNEDIYNDMIKLNPYNVEELHNKYPEIRKISIDYALMEKSDKVFTVKAEYEWSDVGNWVSVREMEGYSDNDTKVHLVDSKNIFVKSNKNVGVVGLENIIIIDTENGLLVAKEDKINDIREIVNQLKEKGEF
- a CDS encoding MATE family efflux transporter, with the translated sequence MSQNTKKSSKVDIFNHSIITSLFLLGWPMIVSNLMQTMYNIVDAYFLGKIGKIEFSATTITWPIIFVFISFTIGFSNATVSLVSQYTGANNKKMSQKTAGQAYFVAIILGFTLALIAILVSNPVISLITDENSKDVIPFAIKYFNIIMLGMPFAFLFNISSSILRGWGDSKFSMHMMFYSTILNTILDPIMIFGFGPIPKMGVVGAAWATTISRIFIGLVSSYLVFKGERGFKVHLEDLNFDWYIIKKILMIGFPGSLSHTITSLGFVVIMGFVSAFGPSVVSAYGIGNRIINLITMISFGISAAVTTMVGQFLGANQIEKAEKTVKIAFITNFTIVAFLSTLTFFFGAHLTKFFINEPEVIEIGNIFFKYVSFSLPFFSSMSVFVNTLVGAGRTGQSMIIDITRLWGIRVPLIAIMAQSWGFMGIFYAMIISNILALIIAWLFVRFGNWKKAII
- the pgeF gene encoding peptidoglycan editing factor PgeF — its product is MKIGNFKLNKKEDLMYLTIPTFEKFNNLFHLFTTRIPNNFDLGTNTKTPLEKIYQNYEHLAKVFNLNIHDFVLSNQIHGDNVLVIDESYKSNNFLFNRTGKNADALITNKKNIVLITLYADCTPIYFFDPNKKVIGLAHSGWKGTIKKIAEKTVKKMMNIYNSNPEDILVALGPSIGPNSFEVREDVEKIFEDTFPNNLDIIKKKNDEKYLYEKHLDKKYLIDIWKAIEYTLINSGIKKENILNSNIDTYTNTDLFFSYRKEGNTGRMAAIMALIDK
- a CDS encoding MATE family efflux transporter, whose amino-acid sequence is MAKDLTRGSIFKELLLMSIPTSIGFTFQMIYDLVDIYWIGMISKEAIAGVGIFSTVFWVVEALNEIIGVSSISLISQNYGRKDIKKTNLAIEQTIAFKFFVALIGSIFFAFFLEPILQIFADDTVVQYGLDYGYIRVFFLPIMFSSFSVNTALRNIGDSKTPMNIMILSSILNVILDPILIFDNIPFVNIPGFGLGITGAAIATIISQSIAFLIGFYILFSGKRGIKPSIKGLFKLNWEIDKKLLTIGLPNGLEVFARQMSMTIILYFISIFGTSVVSGYTVAGRIFGLAFMPLVGLSMGGSAIVGQSLGAEKIDRAEKTAKISAITTTTLTLIFMIIVFLFSENIIGLFSNDPEVIKYGSEFLVFGSLGLLFVSYAFGIGIVFPGSGYNTPYFFMSLGSRWFVQIPLLFLFINIMHLPVLWVWLSFVFGDLFEFIIAMYFYKQGKWKYKRV
- a CDS encoding MFS transporter, with protein sequence MYKLLYYTFLSSLAQSTYRIVFNLFLRDIGYSNTFISHITSLEMLSSAFLGLIIGVLGDKYGKKLMLIISSISFASITFLRVLFPLENVLIYTALINGGFLTSRMLLLNALIVDITNHDNRGKVFGYNFGIFMGSGVLGNLTGGIVGDFFGLSTAMIITGIAHLSSNIFLLSVKESNKDNIGIRNIFNIGDFDKTQLHILKYHLLRTFLIGFGAGLFVNFGNVIFKDLFNMQPTMIGIALAIAQFGASLGSVFSSKISKRFGAYNYMWIMNILVVPLLISFAFVRDPYIFTALYALRFSFMNMTNPVSSTIVMSYIPKNKTTTVSGIRNFLNFIARSVSALVFGYLSVISNGYTYLFLISASFYFISLIILKIMFRPILDDEIFLNLYKKSKT
- a CDS encoding HD-GYP domain-containing protein, encoding MKKVFPLVIAILISIILYGNSINPSTNNISTTVFIISVFIFLSMLITVIIDRYTFKRKYFEKEKELLSLNSELEKSYKKIEKLNSSILKTLELSSFFATPKLMEKDFEKKVLDLSLEIIEPAENGSIFLFDKDNNAKMVYAKGYDYLKINELDLKTSELIIPENAKIISQIHNINANTMSEEKFEKFKKYGGDLKETLITPIAFNNEIFGIITLDINNGSEASFEDYHTKIMDYFGKMFAGFLKMLNFIKQEGKFHKDIALTLVKALEYYDNYTRGHSERVANWASLIAEKMGFDKQKIEHIYWAGVLHDIGKIFVPQSILNKAARLIPEEFEKIKLHPVKGEELINKVENMQYISKIIKHHHERYDGKGYPDGLSGENIPIESRILAVVDSFDAMTSERPYKTPLSKQQALEELKRMSWKQFDGNVVDIFYDIITNSEE